One Streptomyces sp. RPA4-2 genomic window carries:
- a CDS encoding glycoside hydrolase family 15 protein: protein MNEYPLIDDHGLIGDLQTAALVSTEGTIDWFCSPRFDSPSIFGALLDGANGGHWTIAPQAPTCATKQLYYPDTCVLLTRFMTEQGVGSVVDFMPPASPRNPTSNHRLVRMLRCTRGEISFDIEIAPRFDYAQQPYEVTSHMGGWHFASRDTDVTVHVVDTPDVESVSDRRIRSDGVCMTVRLRAGMTRGLVLETFADGPPRIVSPRECEQLLEDTIAFWHNWLARSRYTGRWRETVNRSAMTLKLMTYAPSGAMVAAPTTSLPEQVGGERNWDYRYAWVRDASLSLHALLGLGFTEEAVAFTEWLGDRIQEYTGPGEHPLKVMYRVDGSSDLAEQTLGHWEGYRHSAPVRVGNAAADQLQLDIYGSALECLHFADQQGLPTTCRIWQTLINTVDWVCENWDRPEAGIWETRGGDKDFTYGRLMSWTALDRAIRMAARSGRPAEVQRWTKERDAIYWQILRRGWSPERAAFTQYLGSDVLDSALLRMPAVGFIPPQDPRWLSTLDAIRNDLVSDGLVYRYDPSASPDGLLGFEGTFSACTFWYVEALARAGHLREGRLVFEKMLTYANHLGLYSEEIGLTGEQLGNFPQALTHLALVTAALSLDAHLDAARPGFPPTSAVPVPFLYAQPMAAAAGGPPVTPATPYPSDHVIRR, encoded by the coding sequence ATGAACGAATATCCGCTGATCGACGACCACGGACTCATCGGTGACCTGCAGACGGCCGCGCTGGTCTCCACCGAGGGAACGATCGACTGGTTCTGCAGCCCGCGATTCGACTCGCCGAGTATCTTTGGAGCACTGCTCGACGGTGCGAACGGCGGTCACTGGACGATTGCTCCCCAGGCGCCGACATGTGCGACCAAGCAGCTCTACTACCCGGACACCTGTGTGCTGCTCACCAGATTCATGACCGAGCAAGGTGTCGGATCGGTCGTGGATTTCATGCCGCCTGCTTCTCCACGTAATCCGACAAGCAATCACCGGCTGGTCCGCATGCTGCGGTGCACACGCGGCGAGATCTCGTTCGACATCGAGATCGCCCCTCGGTTCGACTACGCGCAGCAACCATATGAGGTCACCTCGCATATGGGCGGCTGGCATTTTGCCAGCCGAGATACGGATGTGACCGTCCATGTGGTGGACACACCTGACGTTGAGTCCGTGAGCGACCGCAGGATTCGGTCAGATGGCGTGTGCATGACTGTAAGGCTACGAGCTGGTATGACCCGCGGCCTGGTGCTGGAGACGTTCGCTGACGGTCCGCCACGCATCGTTTCGCCGCGGGAATGCGAGCAGCTACTGGAGGACACCATCGCCTTCTGGCACAACTGGCTGGCGCGTTCGCGCTACACCGGACGGTGGCGGGAGACGGTCAACCGCTCCGCCATGACGCTCAAACTCATGACGTACGCCCCGTCCGGGGCCATGGTCGCGGCTCCGACCACCAGTCTGCCGGAACAGGTCGGAGGCGAGCGCAACTGGGACTACCGCTACGCGTGGGTACGTGATGCCTCCTTGTCCCTTCATGCGCTGCTCGGGCTGGGATTCACCGAGGAGGCCGTGGCGTTCACCGAGTGGCTGGGCGACCGCATTCAGGAATACACCGGTCCTGGCGAACACCCTCTGAAGGTCATGTACCGCGTCGACGGCTCCTCCGACCTGGCAGAGCAGACCCTGGGCCACTGGGAGGGCTACCGGCACTCCGCTCCGGTGCGGGTGGGCAACGCTGCCGCTGACCAGTTGCAGCTCGACATCTACGGATCGGCACTGGAGTGCCTCCATTTCGCCGACCAGCAGGGTCTGCCGACAACCTGCCGGATCTGGCAGACGCTGATCAACACGGTGGACTGGGTGTGCGAGAACTGGGACCGTCCCGAAGCCGGTATTTGGGAAACGCGGGGCGGTGACAAGGACTTCACCTATGGACGACTCATGAGCTGGACCGCGCTGGATCGGGCCATACGCATGGCCGCCCGGAGCGGCCGCCCCGCCGAGGTGCAGCGCTGGACGAAGGAACGCGACGCCATCTACTGGCAGATCCTGCGGCGAGGGTGGAGCCCGGAGCGTGCAGCGTTCACGCAGTACCTGGGCAGCGACGTCCTGGATTCCGCGCTTTTGCGGATGCCTGCGGTAGGGTTCATCCCCCCGCAGGATCCGCGGTGGCTCTCGACCTTGGACGCGATCAGGAACGATCTCGTGTCCGACGGCCTCGTATACCGGTACGACCCCTCTGCCTCTCCCGACGGACTGCTCGGTTTCGAGGGCACCTTCTCGGCGTGCACTTTCTGGTACGTCGAAGCCCTCGCTCGCGCCGGCCATCTGCGCGAAGGGCGACTCGTCTTCGAGAAGATGCTCACCTACGCCAACCATCTCGGCCTGTACTCCGAGGAGATCGGGCTGACCGGCGAGCAACTCGGCAACTTCCCACAAGCATTGACCCACCTCGCCCTTGTCACCGCCGCGCTTAGCCTGGATGCCCATCTCGACGCCGCCAGGCCGGGCTTCCCTCCCACCTCTGCGGTTCCGGTTCCCTTTCTCTACGCGCAACCGATGGCGGCAGCGGCCGGAGGTCCACCTGTCACGCCGGCCACCCCGTATCCGTCGGACCACGTCATCCGCAGGTGA
- a CDS encoding FUSC family protein — MHWWSSLVTISRDGLRIQRAFAAPSAIARAVLSVLLATVLGLVLDDPVAGAMASVGAFICGIGTLLSPLRHPVVNALGMAAAFSAMAVLGALVHGTTWLFLLVLAVAAFATGLWRTMGIAPGIRGCLAVIGLMITADLAPDVHGGLVIAGWIAVGTGLVVVVQLLPPYGPRFAAQRRALAVLYQSLAEASVAAGSAGLGGAAPFTAARQALDLLPQLSRPAAAAMFGLLGEAERIRRALHTVRLTVAAAGNQEALAAAAHVLGDISRTVASGREHRTPEEAWTLLESWTAVSPARGPRDLAARLRTAEQLARRSTDDRLGDVLEPHTEVPGLYAGTPSVARTARRFRAQLHPQSPIFRHAVRLAVGVVLAEVIGRSIGGWGGLGISTHGFWVALTTMLVLFPEYGHTLARGWGRAAGAVLGGLFAWVLSLPNWTPVGLAVVAVVLAAASFVTLRTGQLMLNLWLTTWIVFLIHHVGGLPGPTAWARAADTVVGAAIAVFIFLVWPTWSTQRVPGLLAEWLRVQDRLLPELLTGYADVGATDPAAVDALRARSRQVREHLEAAVEQSHAEPAEHRGPWSSVQLEQIRTQVSTVAGCATLLGEHLPRTPQDTVPELTELVDPLHEHLTALARASAGAETVAPGALRSVFDSFTARSGLLAETPDGFGSATTSRAVLLSIATVDAVEALTATIASRHRRGRHAAA, encoded by the coding sequence ATGCACTGGTGGTCCTCGCTGGTCACGATCAGCCGGGACGGGCTGCGCATTCAACGGGCATTCGCCGCCCCGTCGGCGATCGCACGGGCCGTACTGTCCGTGCTGCTCGCCACGGTCCTCGGCCTGGTGCTGGACGACCCGGTGGCCGGGGCCATGGCCAGCGTCGGTGCGTTCATCTGCGGCATCGGTACGCTGCTGAGCCCGCTGCGGCACCCTGTGGTGAACGCGCTCGGGATGGCCGCGGCCTTCAGCGCCATGGCGGTGCTGGGGGCCCTGGTGCACGGCACCACCTGGCTGTTCCTGCTGGTGCTCGCGGTCGCAGCGTTCGCCACCGGACTGTGGCGGACGATGGGCATCGCGCCCGGCATCCGGGGTTGCCTCGCGGTCATCGGGCTGATGATCACGGCTGATCTCGCTCCCGACGTACATGGCGGCCTGGTGATCGCCGGCTGGATCGCGGTCGGGACCGGACTCGTCGTGGTGGTGCAACTGCTCCCCCCGTACGGTCCGCGGTTCGCCGCCCAGCGCCGCGCCCTTGCAGTTCTGTACCAGTCGCTCGCCGAGGCTTCGGTCGCGGCCGGCTCCGCCGGCCTGGGCGGGGCCGCTCCGTTCACGGCGGCCCGGCAGGCCCTGGACCTGCTGCCTCAGTTGAGCCGACCGGCGGCGGCGGCCATGTTCGGACTGCTGGGAGAGGCCGAGCGCATCCGCCGCGCGCTGCACACGGTGCGGCTGACGGTAGCGGCGGCCGGGAACCAGGAGGCACTGGCCGCTGCGGCGCACGTGCTGGGCGACATCTCCCGTACGGTGGCCTCCGGCCGCGAGCACCGCACCCCCGAGGAAGCTTGGACCCTCCTGGAGTCCTGGACGGCCGTCTCGCCCGCGCGCGGCCCGCGCGATCTGGCCGCACGGCTACGGACGGCCGAGCAGCTGGCCCGACGCTCGACCGACGACCGCCTGGGCGATGTACTGGAACCCCACACCGAGGTGCCGGGCCTGTACGCGGGCACCCCCTCCGTAGCACGCACCGCCCGGCGGTTCCGGGCGCAGCTGCACCCCCAATCACCGATCTTCCGCCATGCGGTGCGGCTCGCAGTGGGCGTGGTGCTCGCCGAGGTCATCGGCCGGTCGATCGGCGGGTGGGGCGGGCTGGGCATCTCCACGCACGGCTTCTGGGTGGCCCTGACCACCATGCTGGTGCTCTTCCCCGAGTACGGTCATACCCTCGCCCGCGGCTGGGGACGTGCGGCCGGGGCCGTGCTGGGCGGCCTGTTCGCCTGGGTTCTGTCCCTGCCGAACTGGACGCCCGTCGGCCTCGCGGTCGTGGCGGTAGTGCTGGCCGCTGCGTCGTTCGTGACCCTGCGGACTGGGCAGTTGATGCTCAATCTATGGCTGACCACCTGGATCGTCTTCCTCATCCACCACGTCGGCGGGCTACCCGGGCCCACAGCGTGGGCGCGCGCCGCCGACACGGTGGTCGGCGCCGCGATCGCCGTGTTCATCTTCCTGGTCTGGCCGACCTGGTCCACCCAGCGGGTGCCGGGCCTGCTCGCGGAGTGGCTGCGGGTGCAGGACCGGCTGCTGCCAGAGCTGCTGACCGGCTACGCCGACGTCGGGGCGACCGACCCGGCAGCCGTCGACGCGCTGCGGGCGCGGTCACGGCAGGTCAGGGAGCACCTGGAGGCCGCGGTGGAGCAGTCGCACGCCGAGCCGGCAGAGCACCGCGGCCCCTGGTCGAGTGTGCAGCTGGAGCAGATCAGGACTCAGGTGTCCACGGTTGCCGGATGCGCCACCCTGCTGGGCGAACACCTGCCGCGTACTCCTCAGGACACCGTGCCGGAGCTGACCGAACTGGTCGATCCGCTGCACGAACACCTCACGGCCCTGGCCCGCGCCTCCGCCGGAGCCGAGACAGTGGCCCCGGGGGCATTGCGGTCGGTCTTCGACTCCTTCACCGCCCGCTCCGGCTTGCTGGCCGAGACACCCGACGGCTTCGGCAGCGCCACGACCAGCCGCGCCGTCCTCCTGAGCATCGCAACCGTCGACGCCGTGGAGGCCCTGACCGCCACCATCGCCTCCCGCCACCGCCGCGGTCGCCACGCGGCAGCCTGA
- the panD gene encoding aspartate 1-decarboxylase translates to MLRTLFKSKIHRATVTQADLHYVGSVTIDADLLDAADLLPGELVHIVDVTNGARLETYVIEGERGSGVVGINGAAAHLVHPGDLVIIISYAQVSDAEARALRPRVVHVDRDNRIVALGADPSEPVPGSDQERSPQAVTA, encoded by the coding sequence GTGCTGCGTACTCTGTTCAAGTCCAAGATCCACCGTGCCACGGTCACCCAGGCCGACCTGCACTACGTCGGGTCCGTGACCATCGACGCCGATCTGCTCGACGCCGCGGATCTGCTGCCCGGCGAGCTCGTCCACATCGTCGACGTCACCAACGGCGCGCGCCTGGAGACGTACGTCATCGAGGGTGAGCGCGGTTCCGGGGTGGTCGGGATCAACGGTGCGGCGGCCCATCTCGTCCATCCCGGTGATCTGGTGATCATCATCAGTTACGCTCAGGTCTCCGACGCCGAGGCGCGGGCACTGCGGCCGCGGGTCGTGCACGTGGACCGCGACAACCGGATCGTGGCCCTGGGGGCCGATCCGTCCGAGCCGGTGCCGGGCTCGGACCAGGAACGCAGCCCCCAGGCGGTCACCGCCTGA
- a CDS encoding GNAT family N-acetyltransferase, with translation MSDIVIRDDRAAGRLEALAGDEVVGHIEYFVLEAPARALVPVHTIVEPAHEGKGIAGSLARELYTIAAREGVVVAPLCPYVVKWAARHPEEAPAADPELLDAAMEWLQAHPGRF, from the coding sequence ATGAGCGACATCGTGATCCGTGACGACCGGGCGGCCGGCCGTCTGGAGGCCCTCGCCGGGGACGAGGTGGTGGGCCACATCGAGTACTTCGTCCTCGAAGCCCCCGCACGCGCCCTCGTCCCCGTGCACACCATCGTGGAGCCCGCGCACGAGGGAAAGGGCATCGCGGGCTCCCTCGCCCGTGAGTTGTACACCATCGCCGCACGCGAGGGCGTCGTGGTCGCGCCGCTGTGCCCGTACGTCGTGAAGTGGGCGGCGCGTCACCCCGAGGAGGCCCCGGCGGCCGACCCGGAGCTGCTGGACGCGGCGATGGAGTGGCTCCAGGCGCATCCCGGACGCTTCTGA